One region of Candidatus Aegiribacteria sp. genomic DNA includes:
- a CDS encoding T9SS type A sorting domain-containing protein — MLTFANMVMCIIALGGVSEDGAIINDFVQLDVNSGITVDQLLPLFNSARADSISYVEPGIVPEGDYLFNITFTNDGSKVLVCNYLSHNVTVIDWASMSVDTTLAVEGMPIAIACSDEYMVVSELSVNKVDVFSLSDYSLTASFPVEDQPWVLRISDDGNYAYVACYVDNVCEVIDLVSLTHTVTISNFPLWLTSFGYASENNRLFIRFSGFEPVCGGDYLAAGDGIKDVLFFNTSTGNVDYAVPVSECENVALSGDRAYLVALSDEFPVSLSRIDLSTFTVDRTVSVSGYFPGVTREIAVNQDGSKAFISTNNNSGTLVRFLTNDFVTFADTYSPLWIGVSPDHSLAVCGNDRYSVIDFATETMVAQYQGDTQSFGCVSPAANNTASYDPTTHEGIFFYTFDGSSANYLGDVMSGSSVESDGTRRAAITTDGSIAVVSNTMSDNVSIIDLSTFEVDAVLEIGDRVQDVAITSDSKWAVICGFNSNSVKIIDLETNTIVADVLTGSGSSVVSITPDDGYAYVGNISDNTVSVVQLDGASSIEIAEIPCGVIGLVWSARGVTSDVRVSPDGAYCLVAASFDDKVKVIDTATNTIVADLTVGVFPLQIAFNNDGSRALVSNYNGGTYSLLDINGASSSVVGTWIVGNNPMRVAYDSISDQFAIGLFSNRAVKTVDPSTGSITGTHSYASSGNVIDVDYAVDGSRLVLTEARRTGSFVPCRIHRDSEMENLGADAACFEYCSEIDVALATSPGADYAIYISFTPEGIEESEIVTVDMPGLTVSPNPGNGCFAFNVFLPSACDMLLGVYDLSGRLVSRVEQNSFVSGSYVIDWNDSVPAGVYAVRLDAGEKTVTRLMTVCE; from the coding sequence ATGTTGACTTTCGCAAATATGGTAATGTGTATTATTGCTCTCGGTGGTGTTTCGGAAGATGGCGCGATTATTAATGACTTCGTTCAACTTGATGTAAACAGCGGTATTACCGTTGACCAGTTACTTCCTCTATTCAATTCTGCTCGGGCTGATAGTATTTCCTACGTTGAGCCGGGAATCGTTCCGGAAGGCGATTACCTGTTCAACATTACCTTTACCAACGACGGTTCCAAGGTTCTTGTATGTAATTACCTGAGTCATAATGTAACCGTTATTGACTGGGCCAGCATGTCTGTTGATACGACTTTGGCCGTTGAGGGCATGCCAATTGCAATTGCCTGTTCCGATGAATACATGGTTGTTTCCGAACTTTCCGTGAACAAGGTAGACGTTTTCAGCCTTTCCGATTATTCTCTTACCGCTTCTTTCCCTGTCGAGGATCAGCCCTGGGTTCTTCGAATAAGCGATGACGGCAATTATGCATATGTAGCGTGTTATGTCGATAATGTCTGCGAAGTTATCGATCTTGTTTCTCTGACGCATACCGTTACTATCAGCAATTTCCCGTTATGGCTCACCAGTTTTGGTTACGCAAGTGAAAATAACCGCTTATTCATCAGGTTTTCAGGATTTGAACCTGTTTGCGGCGGTGACTATTTAGCGGCTGGTGACGGCATAAAGGATGTGCTGTTCTTCAACACTTCGACCGGTAACGTTGATTACGCCGTTCCCGTTTCGGAGTGTGAGAATGTCGCGCTGTCCGGAGATAGAGCTTACCTTGTAGCCCTCAGCGATGAATTCCCCGTTTCACTCAGCAGAATTGACCTTTCTACTTTTACCGTTGATCGTACTGTTTCTGTTTCCGGCTACTTTCCCGGAGTAACAAGGGAAATCGCCGTTAATCAGGATGGATCCAAGGCGTTCATATCAACAAATAACAATTCAGGTACGCTTGTAAGGTTCCTAACGAATGATTTCGTGACGTTTGCCGATACTTACTCGCCATTGTGGATTGGGGTTTCTCCCGATCATTCTCTCGCTGTTTGTGGAAACGACAGATATTCAGTTATCGATTTTGCCACGGAGACCATGGTTGCCCAGTACCAGGGAGACACCCAGTCCTTCGGTTGCGTATCCCCTGCCGCGAACAACACCGCAAGCTATGATCCTACAACTCATGAAGGTATTTTCTTTTACACTTTTGATGGATCTTCAGCGAATTACCTCGGTGATGTAATGTCAGGTTCTTCCGTTGAAAGTGATGGAACACGAAGGGCAGCAATAACAACCGATGGCTCAATTGCTGTTGTTTCCAACACCATGTCGGACAATGTGAGCATTATCGATCTTTCTACTTTTGAGGTCGATGCTGTACTTGAGATAGGGGACAGGGTTCAGGATGTCGCGATAACTTCGGATTCGAAATGGGCGGTTATATGTGGCTTCAACTCCAATTCAGTGAAGATCATAGATCTTGAGACCAATACCATTGTGGCTGATGTATTAACCGGCTCAGGATCTTCAGTCGTTTCAATAACTCCCGATGATGGTTACGCATACGTTGGGAACATTTCAGATAATACGGTTTCCGTTGTTCAGCTTGATGGAGCTTCCAGTATCGAGATCGCTGAAATCCCCTGCGGTGTTATAGGTCTAGTATGGTCAGCACGCGGCGTTACAAGCGATGTAAGAGTAAGTCCTGATGGAGCATACTGCCTTGTGGCCGCGTCCTTTGATGATAAAGTAAAGGTTATTGATACCGCCACCAACACAATCGTAGCCGATCTTACGGTTGGGGTTTTTCCCCTTCAGATAGCTTTCAACAATGACGGTTCCAGAGCTCTTGTATCCAACTACAACGGGGGTACCTACTCGCTTTTAGATATTAACGGCGCTTCCTCCTCGGTTGTGGGAACATGGATCGTTGGTAACAATCCCATGAGGGTTGCGTACGACAGTATCTCCGATCAGTTCGCAATAGGGCTTTTCTCCAATAGGGCTGTTAAAACCGTTGATCCTTCTACGGGTTCCATTACCGGTACGCACAGTTACGCAAGTTCCGGCAATGTAATCGATGTTGATTACGCTGTAGATGGATCAAGGCTTGTTCTTACAGAAGCCAGAAGAACAGGCAGTTTCGTTCCCTGCAGAATACACCGTGACAGTGAAATGGAGAATCTCGGCGCTGACGCGGCATGCTTCGAATACTGCAGTGAAATAGATGTAGCTCTAGCTACTTCTCCCGGGGCTGATTACGCGATCTATATAAGTTTTACTCCTGAAGGAATCGAGGAAAGTGAAATCGTAACGGTAGATATGCCAGGACTGACCGTTTCACCAAATCCTGGTAATGGTTGTTTCGCTTTCAACGTTTTTCTGCCGTCCGCATGTGATATGTTGCTTGGCGTATACGACCTGAGCGGAAGGCTTGTATCAAGGGTTGAGCAGAATTCATTCGTCAGCGGAAGTTACGTAATTGACTGGAATGATAGTGTTCCCGCTGGTGTTTACGCTGTGAGGCTGGATGCCGGGGAGAAAACCGTTACGAGGCTCATGACTGTATGTGAATAA
- a CDS encoding sugar isomerase, producing the protein MLETVDVVRGFNSARTRAVAEDIQSVGKLFLTGEGSSRIFPAKSAIRKALTMGLGVSITTEGSRQASQYDLSDFAVFCASNSGRTKEVVLIAEKLMEAGNNCCYALSAGTGTLLEDVCEETFVLTCGSEKAVAATKSVVEQALFYESILHHINGRNSPALPELAASIQEVLTMVIDPHIIETAAKAGTIYFAGYNDGVAEELALKTNEITRKKSNYLEGTYAVHGIEEVMEKNDIVFVVDPFDEEIEKFQDVLIKGVGLEVVAIADRDTPFTTIRVPDSGEMNPYVYLCAGWSLLVEIGLYLGINLDKPIRARKIGNELIE; encoded by the coding sequence ATGCTGGAAACTGTCGATGTGGTGCGAGGGTTTAACTCAGCCCGGACACGAGCTGTCGCGGAAGATATTCAATCCGTCGGGAAGCTTTTTCTGACAGGAGAAGGTTCGAGCCGAATCTTCCCGGCGAAGAGCGCCATCCGCAAAGCCCTGACAATGGGACTGGGTGTAAGTATCACTACTGAAGGCTCCCGCCAGGCATCACAATATGATCTTTCCGACTTTGCTGTTTTCTGCGCGTCAAACTCCGGAAGAACCAAAGAAGTGGTGCTGATCGCGGAGAAACTTATGGAGGCGGGCAATAATTGCTGTTACGCGCTGTCTGCCGGCACAGGAACCCTTCTGGAAGATGTCTGCGAAGAAACGTTTGTCCTTACGTGCGGTTCGGAAAAAGCTGTGGCGGCAACGAAGAGCGTTGTTGAACAGGCTCTGTTCTATGAATCCATTCTGCACCATATAAACGGCAGAAATTCGCCTGCTTTACCGGAATTGGCAGCAAGCATTCAAGAAGTGCTGACGATGGTTATCGACCCCCACATTATTGAAACGGCGGCAAAGGCAGGAACTATCTATTTCGCGGGTTATAACGATGGAGTTGCCGAAGAACTGGCTCTTAAGACCAATGAAATCACCCGGAAAAAGTCTAATTATCTGGAAGGTACGTACGCTGTTCATGGCATCGAAGAAGTCATGGAAAAGAACGATATTGTTTTTGTTGTAGATCCTTTCGATGAGGAAATTGAGAAATTTCAGGATGTTCTGATCAAAGGTGTCGGGCTTGAAGTCGTGGCAATCGCAGATAGAGATACACCTTTTACAACAATACGAGTTCCCGATTCCGGTGAGATGAATCCCTATGTTTACTTATGCGCAGGCTGGAGTTTACTTGTTGAAATTGGTCTGTATCTGGGTATTAATCTCGATAAGCCAATCCGTGCCCGCAAGATAGGTAATGAACTCATAGAGTAA
- a CDS encoding TonB-dependent receptor, whose product MKQVTADFSLHRSFLPVRVGTLYKMPVLVLLALLLFTCSVIADTTGIVGGTVSDEDGDPLVGTTVMIEGTQLGTMADSNGEYIIAGIPPGTYTVKASMVGRSTSRIQGIHVIADQLSRVDFILSEDPTGSTVITVEETRSNILQDIPSTLHLMDFTEIRTKTSMSIVDIIAFQPGVVASHGEMHVRGGRSGEVDYLLDGISIRSPIDNSFSLELPLGALSNATLMTGGLGAEYGNSMSGIVNLIGKEGSDSYNGSMIFRYGDITTTSFESGEQLFMEETDVENCRGNLTGFEGSVSGPEPVTELLLPAIGIRIPGQMRFSASGQISVSDRDSLDTRNRWENNWQSDMSGITKLTYRPMNRTSFALTVLGSYSERGWNEWAWSRYHLPAYINSTAYLGRSQDYALPIRFSETAGVTFNATQLLGSETCLKFTMGIMKFQDWHRIRSQEGGYIGENTCPTYWLSQYAPEVRIADSSGFYHTGIHPNVWYDSKATVSSLMVGFDSNPNTRTRIKAGISADYYDLYQYNVSAQSFRNVFTSQWNAYPHSGSCYLQGSYRFSGGVITTAGVRADVFDANTSIIDFESGTEVRVKKKWHISPRVGFSVPFSENSVFFSTYGHHFQLPSMNCLFLQTSYNLAENKIVAGNPDLDPEMTQVFEVGIRHFIDNFTEFSLAAYYKDITGLVNTKDHSEGTYYIFSNDDSHGMVRGIEATLNRRSGSNISGQLSYALSVAKGKYSSMLERYNYSQMGVIFISNEDNYLDWDQTHTISASVEVRAFESEGPEVAGIHPLENTRLGLSWQYGSGIPYTLPPVEEELVETNTQRYPYSMQTDATLSRTIPIGPIELDLVLGVFNLFNRKNVIHIYDTNLFRTSGDPGGSAGNPRAWSPARHFMLSAGISW is encoded by the coding sequence TTGAAGCAAGTAACAGCAGATTTTTCTTTACATCGCTCGTTCTTACCTGTACGGGTGGGCACTCTTTACAAAATGCCCGTACTGGTACTCCTCGCGCTGTTACTGTTTACATGTTCCGTTATTGCTGATACAACGGGAATCGTGGGTGGTACGGTTTCGGACGAAGACGGAGATCCGCTTGTTGGAACCACTGTAATGATTGAGGGAACTCAGCTGGGCACAATGGCGGATTCAAATGGAGAATACATCATCGCGGGGATTCCTCCGGGCACTTACACGGTAAAAGCAAGTATGGTGGGCAGATCTACTTCCAGGATACAGGGTATTCATGTGATTGCAGATCAGCTCAGCCGTGTTGATTTCATACTGTCTGAAGACCCTACCGGCTCAACCGTTATCACTGTTGAGGAGACAAGAAGCAATATCCTTCAGGATATTCCGTCAACCCTGCACCTGATGGATTTCACCGAGATCAGAACAAAGACTTCCATGAGTATTGTTGACATTATCGCCTTCCAGCCGGGTGTGGTAGCCAGCCATGGCGAGATGCATGTACGTGGAGGCCGCAGCGGAGAGGTGGATTACCTTCTTGACGGTATTTCAATTCGTTCTCCAATAGATAACAGTTTCAGCCTTGAACTGCCCCTGGGAGCCCTTTCAAACGCCACTCTGATGACCGGAGGGCTTGGTGCCGAATACGGAAACTCCATGTCGGGAATTGTTAACCTCATTGGAAAGGAGGGTAGCGATTCCTACAACGGTTCAATGATCTTCCGTTACGGAGACATTACAACAACTTCCTTTGAATCCGGAGAACAGCTTTTCATGGAAGAAACGGATGTTGAGAACTGCAGAGGAAACCTTACAGGTTTTGAAGGGAGTGTATCCGGCCCTGAACCCGTAACGGAACTGCTTCTTCCTGCCATTGGAATTCGAATTCCCGGACAGATGAGGTTCAGCGCGTCCGGGCAGATATCCGTGAGTGACAGAGATTCTCTTGATACCCGTAACAGATGGGAGAATAACTGGCAGTCAGACATGTCGGGTATTACGAAGTTAACCTACAGGCCGATGAATAGAACCAGTTTCGCTCTTACCGTTCTTGGTTCCTACAGCGAGAGGGGATGGAATGAGTGGGCCTGGTCAAGGTACCATCTGCCAGCCTACATAAATAGTACGGCATACCTGGGGAGAAGTCAGGATTACGCCCTTCCAATACGCTTCAGCGAAACAGCAGGAGTCACATTCAACGCCACACAGCTGCTTGGAAGCGAAACATGCCTGAAATTCACGATGGGCATTATGAAGTTCCAGGACTGGCACCGTATACGGTCACAGGAGGGTGGTTACATAGGCGAAAACACATGCCCCACCTACTGGCTTTCCCAGTACGCGCCGGAAGTAAGAATTGCGGATTCCTCCGGATTCTATCACACAGGGATTCATCCTAATGTATGGTACGATTCCAAAGCAACGGTGAGCAGCTTAATGGTGGGTTTTGACTCGAATCCCAATACCAGAACAAGAATAAAGGCGGGGATTTCGGCAGACTATTACGACCTTTATCAGTACAATGTTTCTGCTCAGTCCTTTCGAAATGTATTCACCTCCCAGTGGAACGCTTACCCTCATTCGGGCTCCTGCTACCTTCAGGGCAGCTACAGGTTCTCAGGAGGAGTGATAACCACAGCCGGAGTAAGGGCGGATGTGTTCGATGCAAATACTTCTATAATCGATTTCGAATCCGGCACTGAAGTACGGGTTAAAAAGAAATGGCATATCAGCCCCAGGGTGGGCTTTTCAGTTCCCTTCAGCGAAAATTCAGTCTTCTTTTCAACGTACGGACACCATTTCCAGCTGCCTTCAATGAACTGTCTCTTCCTACAAACATCCTACAACCTTGCTGAAAACAAGATAGTAGCCGGCAACCCTGATCTTGACCCGGAGATGACACAGGTATTTGAAGTAGGAATCAGGCATTTCATTGATAACTTCACAGAATTTTCTCTGGCAGCGTATTACAAAGACATTACTGGCCTGGTAAACACCAAAGACCACAGTGAGGGAACTTACTACATCTTTTCCAACGACGACAGCCATGGAATGGTACGGGGCATTGAAGCTACTTTGAACAGACGATCGGGGAGTAATATTTCCGGACAGCTTTCGTATGCTCTATCCGTAGCCAAAGGCAAGTATTCATCCATGCTGGAGAGGTACAATTACTCTCAAATGGGAGTTATCTTTATTTCCAATGAAGATAACTACCTTGACTGGGATCAGACGCATACGATATCAGCTTCCGTTGAGGTCAGGGCATTTGAATCGGAAGGTCCGGAAGTGGCGGGAATTCATCCCCTGGAAAACACGAGGCTTGGCTTATCATGGCAATACGGCAGCGGGATACCCTATACCCTCCCGCCTGTTGAGGAGGAACTGGTGGAGACAAATACACAGAGGTATCCCTATTCCATGCAGACTGACGCAACCCTTTCCAGAACGATACCTATAGGCCCGATTGAACTGGATCTGGTTCTGGGAGTATTCAATCTGTTCAACAGAAAAAATGTGATTCACATTTACGATACTAATCTTTTCCGCACATCAGGTGATCCGGGCGGCTCCGCGGGGAACCCGCGGGCCTGGTCTCCAGCAAGGCATTTCATGCTTTCGGCTGGTATATCATGGTAA